In Chitinophagaceae bacterium, the genomic window TGGAAGTTCAGAGATAAATTCCGGTGTAAACCTGATGAAGGTTTTCAAAGACCATATCAAAACCGGCAGCTTCAAACTAAAGGACCTGGAACATAAATTCAGCATCCGGCGCAAAGTGATGAAATACAAAACCAGCATCTTTCAGATTTGGGGTGATTGGCGAAATCCCAAGAAAAAGAAAGCAGTGCTTCATTACAATAGGGAAGATGTGGTTAATCTGGTGCGGCTTACTTTCAAGATTTTTAAGAAATACAACGTAAAGAGCAAATATCTTGATACCATAAGGC contains:
- a CDS encoding ribonuclease H-like domain-containing protein, with product MARNLPQRISKNYLPKLPAAFFVTDLIPECWKNSSNGSSEINSGVNLMKVFKDHIKTGSFKLKDLEHKFSIRRKVMKYKTSIFQIWGDWRNPKKKKAVLHYNREDVVNLVRLTFKIFKKYNVKSKYLDTIRLK